Part of the Arvicanthis niloticus isolate mArvNil1 chromosome 3, mArvNil1.pat.X, whole genome shotgun sequence genome is shown below.
CCCGCGACTTTGCCATGGCTGAGTGTTGTGTACCGGTATGCCCACGGCGTAAGTAGCACAAGAGGTGTTTGCGCGATGGGGCGATGGGGCTGCGGGGCGATGGGGCTGCGGGGCGATGGGGCTGCGTTGTTCCTCTTTAGAAAACCATAGTTGGTCCCGTACATGCCTGTAAGGACTTGGGGAGTTTGCTTCTTTGCGTGGTCCCTAAGTCTTACTGCCGCCTCTGTTGAGGGACTTGGTGTTGGGCTGTTGGGTTGCAGATAGGGGGCTCGCGCCTGGGGCGTTGGTCCTTGGCCGCACCCACCCTTGGCTTTTGGATGTGTCATTTACTAATGGGAAAGCAAAACTAACAGCTAGTTGTTGAATTCCATCTTGGGGCGGGGGGAGTTAGATCAGTCACTTTGCAAGAGGAAGTAGTTCTCACTGTTTGCCTGCATGGATCCGAGTGCACTACAAGGTCATTACACGTGTTTCTAAGGGCGTGGATGTGCTCCGTAGAATGAATGAGCTGCTGCTGGGGCTCAGATTCCTTGCCCTTAAGCCTCACTTTGGCGGAGGATTTGGGAACTAGTATTAATGTGTTTAAAGTGCCATTTGATATTTAGTTGCTGTAGACACTTGACTGGAACATAgatggttgttgttggtttttttgtttttctttccttgtgtctCAATAAGTCAGTTCCCAgagtgttggttttgtttttggaagtCCTTCCAAGAGACTTGCTAAGGGAGAATGCCTAAtcttaaattttagtttttatctCACTTAAATCAGTCAATCACCTTAAGTTTTGGCAACTGTGTGTACATTTGTACTAGACCTCTGAGGTTGGAGATGTTTAGAAAGGCTTCCCCCTACTCTTTAATATTGGTAGAAATGTTCCAGGTTTGTATTACCACATAGCTATTTAGAAATAAGTTTTTGTTATAGATGACTATACAGTAACATTTACTGTAGTTCTAGTGGCATGAAAAACAACTCCTGTTGGACTGCTTGAATGTGAATATTAGCAGTAGATCACAGGCGGGTCACATTAACTGtacaatgtttctttttattagcaGTAGATCACAGGCGGTCACATTAACTGtacaatgtttcttttattagcAATGTGTATCCCTCCACCCTATGCCGACCTTGGCAAAGCTGCCAGAGATATTTTCAACAAAGGATTTggtaaggactttttttttcttataattttaacataaaagagaaaatgtatgcTTGGACATCTTCAGAAAAATGAATTGCTTTGCTTTTCTAGACTGAATATCCTGCTGCCTTCATGCTTCTGCCAGGTGCATGTGTTGTACCTCAGTTTCTTAGCCTTTCTTCAGGTCACAGTTGAAAagcttattctttttattttgttttttttttttcaagaccaggtctctctctgtagccatagctgtcctggaactcaactctgtagaccaggttggccttgaactcccagatcTACCTGctacttgcctctacctcccaaatgatGGGAGGCATGTACCACCCCTTACTCCCCACCccctgggggtgagggggaagcTTATACTTTATTCTCTTGGATGACAGTTGAGGCCATGGCTGCCTGCAattactgttttaattttgtggTTGTGACTCTTGGTAGATTGAAACCTTAAGAATTTGGGCTTTTTAGAAAgtgaatttttgtgttttcttgaattgtATTGCATATAGCACTACCTCTTGCCTTTCGGTGATACTTTGGGATAAATATCCTAGTGTGTTGCCATAAACAATAGGCTAGTCTGAGGAAGTGATTTTCTCatctaacatttaaaaatggtttgaagccgggcggtggtggcgcacgcccttaatcccagcacttgggaggcagaggcagcggatttctgagtttgaggccagcctggtctacagagtgagttccaggacagccagggctacacagagaaaccctgtcttgaaaaaccaaaataaaataaaataaaataaaaaataaataaaaaaaaaataaaaatggtttgaAAGGGGTGTGTCAGGAAGTGGAGCCAGTTACTCTCACCTCAGTAGAACTGACTGCTTGTAAAGTGTTCATTCATTTGCTGGGCATTTGTACATTTTTGTCCCCTGGACATTGGAATTATGTTAACTGTGAGTAGTGGGTATACATCTTTTCTGCAGAAGAATCATATTTTTACTCTCTGTTTTTGAAGGCTTTGGGTTGGTGAAGCTGGATGTGAAAACGAAGTCATGCAGTGGTGTGGTAAGTGATTGATACGTTTTCATGAATCTCTTAATTCTGTAGCCAGCTGTTTTCCCTTAAAGAGGCAGAAGTCAATTTGTTTTGAATGATTTATGTGTAATCTGATTTATTGGCTTTGTATATGATTTCTGATTTTCACGTGGTTTTGTTATATGCCTGTATTATGTATATGTTACTATTATTGCATAGAGAAGTTGGGAAAGCCATTGGTTATTTGGGACTATTTACTCAGGTGGATAACAAGCTTGAAGGACACAGCCCGTTAGACTCCTGTAACCCTTTGTTTTAACACCTGTCAGCGTTCTGGGCTTAACAGTAACTTGTTTGTTTGACCACAGTGAACATTTAGTATAATGGCTACATTCTCACAGTCATCCATGGAGATGTCTGCATGTTTATCTTGACTGGAATATCTCTACAGAATCTACCATTTTGATAAGCACTGATCCTTCCCAACTATGGTTAAAAAAgggataaagtaaaataattgtatactttttttttttctctgaaacttGAAGATTGGAGATGGCTGTGTAATGTATATGCTAAACTATGATTGCTCAGTACTGTATGCATGCTGCTCTGCACATAACTGGTATTAAAGTTGTTTGTGATGGTGTTTCTTAATGCTTAGACTAACTGTTACATTTATGGGTTTTATATTTGTCTTGTCCTGTGGTTTCTTTGGTCTTTGTGCAAAGAAGTCTAGTTATTTGGTTGTGGTTGAATGACTGACTTGGTTGGATTAATAGATTAGAGTATTAGGTGactgtatttttttctctgtcgTTGCtggaggttgaacccagggcctcccatCTCTACTGCTAATGTTTATTTTCAGTCTACTgagttttaaatgtgtttgtgcatgcatgttgtTCTAAACTAAAACACACCATGTTTGCTTTAAAAAGTTTAAGACTGGGAGTGTAActtagtggtagagtgtttaCCCAGCTATGTATGAGGTCCAgtgctacaaaacaaacaaaaacactcttTCTATTGGAAAGACAACCTTAAGTTAAAGGTAATCAGAGAATTGGGTCAAACACTGGATTTGTAAATGAAAAATTCTTGTTGGAAAGGAAAGCCTGATGGTAAAACAGAATTAGGGAAAGTTATGGAAGTAAGTTTAAGTTCTTGAAGGATATATAGGAATTGGATTAAAGAGGAGATGTTTTGTTTATACTTTTGAGTAAAATTGAATAGTCATAGGACTGATGCTGTACTATGCAAACCTATCCAGAATTAAGTTCTTCTAAGGTCCTTTGATTTCTCAAGCTGCAGAgatgttcaggctacccagaatGTGAAAGATAAGTCCCTAGTGATGGAGGAAATTGCTTTATTGTTGGTGTCAATTCAACCCACAGGCCAGTGTTGGCCTTGTGTCTTGAGCATTCCTTGGCATACGTTAGGCTGGTTCTTGATCTCAGGGACTGATGGATGGTAGTAGGTAGTGCTTGAGTAATTAATTAATCATTGTCATGCAGGATTAAAAACTGCTGCCCATACACATTTCCCGTGTAAACTGTTGGAAGAGCATGGTTCATATGTATTTAATGTTATCTTGTTGATGTGCTTGTAGAGCTACAAAGCTTTCACGTTGTTAGTTCAATTGGGTTGTGCCATAATAGGCTATGCTGTACCTTTGAGAAAACAAACCTACctccaaaatattattttgttagcttttcaagacagggtttttctgtgtagcccttgctgtactggaactgactctgtagaccaggctggctttgaacttagagatccacctgcctctgcctcccaagtgctgggattaaaggcgtgtgccaccactgcctggcagtgtTTGATATTGCTTAACTGTACAAGTATGGCAATTTctgataaacttaaaaaaaaaagacagaaacaaaaaacaattttagaTATAACTTTAAAGTGGTTAGAGTGTAGAGACATTGATACAGAAACCATAAATCAGAACTCTGACAGGCTGTTGTAAGAATTACATTTTATCTTAGGATATTTTATCTACATGCTGTGCTTGGTAAAGAAAGATACTTTGTTCCTCTAGAAAATTCTAAGATATAGTCTCCTGGTGTTCCCGCTTCACCTGGTATGCTACAGGGGATTGGCAGATCTTTTTGGTacaaaaagattcatttatttttaaataaaaatgtttttattttaggtgtaCGAGTGTTTGctgcatgtatatgagtgtgtgcctTGTGCCAGCActgtcagattccctggatctggagttacagatggttgtgggtgcGGGGACTGGAAtttgggttctctgtaagagcagcaagtgtgtTTACTCACTGGCCATTTTCCCAGTTCCAAGCCTAAAAGCTTTTTATGGTACTTCATATTAATCcctgttttaattattttctctgcTAACATGTGATGTATGATACAAATCAAGTGTAAAGGAATCAGTAAAGGTCCTACACTTCACTTTTAAAAGAACTTAATGTTATTCCTGTATGGTTTTTGCCTCCATGTGTATTTGTGCACCGTGTTTGTGTTgggcccacagagaccagaagagggagggcagtggatactggagttacagacttgtTAATCATCTTGtggggtgctaggaaccaaacataGGTCTGTACAAGAGCAACAGTGTTTTAACTACTTAGCCAGTTCTCTATCCCCTcccactgctttaaaaaaatgaaaatatggtgAGTTGGGTGAGGTATGTTGGCAGGcaggcacctttaatcccagcactagggaggcaggcaGGTCAGGCCAGCTTTTCCTCCTCAAAGAGAGGTCTAGGCCCCCCAGCTCCACATAagtgagacaaaaacaaaaaaaaaaaaaaaaaaaaaaaaaaaaacagcaaaaagacaAGATAAATTGTTTGGAAAGGCAAGAAACCTAGTGAAGATGCATCTAAACAAAgcagagggactggagaggtggctcagcagttaagagtgggTGCTGCTCTGGTTCAtgtctcaggacccacatggccaAAAATTGCCAGTATCTCCAGTTTCGGGGAAATGAGACCACTCAGGTCTTTCATAGGCCCCTGTACTTACATACACAAAttaaagataaatctttaaaaaggaaaaaaagaaaaacagaatatggACTATTAAAGAATTtgcattttacttatttaatgttttcacAGTATTTTGTGTGTGGATTATGTGTATGCAGGCACATGTGTCACAGTGCACATGTgcaggttagaggacaacttgctggacTCAGATCTCTCTTTCCACTAGGTGGGTTTTAAAGATGGAGGTAAggatcagacttggcagcaagcctttacccactgagccacctcaccagtccTGTATACTTAGTCTTTATTGACTCATTTAGCATGTAAGGGACATTGTGGTGGCAGTAAGTTTGTCGGGGCTGGCTTGTCACTGTTCTGTTTGCTTAGGAACTAGCACAGTGAAGGGCTGTGTGTCAGTGGGGCAGTGGATTCTTCTGTGCTTAGGAGAAGGTTCATGAagctgtttattgtcttgttagGAATTTTCAACATCTGGCTCATCTAATACAGACACTGGTAAAGTTAGTGGGACTTTGGAGACCAAATACAAATGGTGTGAGTATGGTCTGACTTTCACAGAGAAATGGAACACCGATAACACTCTGGGGACAGAGATTGCAATTGAAGACCAGGTAGTGTTTCCAGACTTGCTTTTGTGTTACTCTTTATTTTCATATACCAAAAAGGAAATATCTCTGAACATGAATTCTTTTTCCTCTGAAATAGATATGTCAAGGTTTGAAACTGACCTTTGACACCACCTTTTCACCGAACACAGGGTAAGTGCTGGTGTTTCGTGTGTGTTGAGCTTACATGCCTGTCTGCTCAGGAAAGGAGCAGCTGTTTCAGTGCCTCCCTCGCTTGCATCGTCATTGATTTTGCCTTTGAACGCTGCTCACCACTGCCAGGGGCTTGCTTTCAGAAATGGCCTCTTCATTGTGGCCGTGCTTGTTACTGTTTCTGAGGCTGTTTGTGACTGCGGGTTGTACCCAGCACTTCTGTGGTGGGGCAGTCCTGTCATCCCGTGTGGGTTGTTTAATTTATTTGGCTGTTTTTAGCCCTATAATTGTCACACTGCAGTTTGTTTAAATCTGTTTCATGCCCACCATGCAGTTATATGTATAAGTCTTTGTCATTGGCATCCATTTCAAATCAATCTCTTctttttccagaaagaaaagtgGTAAAATCAAGTCTGCTTACAAGAGGGAATGTATAAACCTTGGCTGTGATGTTGATTTTGATTTTGCTGGACCTGCCATCCATGGGTCAGCTGTCTTTGGTTACGAGGGCTGGCTTGCTGGGTACCAAATGACCTTTGACAGTGCCAAGTCAAAGCTGACAAGGAGTAACTTTGCAGTCGGCTACAGGACTGGGGACTTCCAGCTACACACAAATGTGTAAGTTCCTTTACAGGCTATTGAGGTGCAGGTTCTCAGAAGATGGTGTGTGATGTCATTTCTTTTGATCTATTTTTAGTTTGAAGGATTTCTGTTGCCATGGGTGGTCCTCAGAAGCATGTGGTATGGATACTGAGTGCATGCCCATGTCGCCAGGTTTGGGGTGTTTTATGCCTTTAAAAGAGGCataaacttgggaggcagaggcaggcggatttctgagtttgaggccagcctggtctacagagtgagttccaggacagccagggctacacagagaaaccctgtctcaaaacaaaacaaaacaaaacgaagagGCATAAAGCCTTGGCAGGCTTCTATCAGTGCCTTCTCTGACAAAATGACCTGAGTTGGCGGGGTGTGGGGTCCTGGGTTGATAGGATTGTCTTAACATCGTTACTCGTGGTGCTTGGcgacacctttaatcctaatttggaaggcagaggcagctgtaTCTTTCTGAGATTGAGGTCAGTCATgttagtctatatagtgagtttagGCTGGCTAGAATGATGTAAGTTCCTTTCTCAAAAAAGGGGAGCAGGGTATGACATTTTACCCAACTCAAGTTAGATAATATAGAAAGGACTTAactgttttttctttgacaaaaCTATATTtctaagagatttattttatgtatatgagtgctctatctacaTATATACCCGAATACCAGAAGAGGGGGGCATCAGATcacatagatggttgtgagccaccaatgtggttgctgggaattgaactcaggacctctggaagaacagccagtgttcttaactgctgagccatctctccagccctgaaaataGTATACTAGTAAATAACAGGAGCacaaaagaaaactttctcaTAATCCTACCAGCTAGACACACAGTCTTAAAATTTTTTGCatgtgtttatctgtttgttATAGCACATTCTTGGAGGTTAGGGGAAATTGAGTGtcccggggattgaactcaggtcctttggctGGGTCCATAGGCAAGGACCTTAAGACCCAATAAAACATCTCTCTGCTCCTagataacagtttttaaaaaacgTCTCTTGTGCTGCCCTTCCTgacactcactatgtagatgtATATGATCTTTATTTATAGTTTGCTGCtcacttatgtgtatgtgcacgtgtgtgtgcacgtgtgtgtgtgtgtgtgtgtgtgtgtgtgtgtgtgtgtgtgtggtgctgctGGGAGTTGAATGCAGGGATTCATCTGGGATCGGCAGCAGTCAGTCATTGAACCACAACCCCcacgtgtatgtgagtgtgcatgtttgAGGGAGGGAGTGAGTAAGCGAGTGTtctatacctttaatcccagcactcctgagacAGAGGcggaaggatctctgagtttgaggtcagcctggtctacatagtgagttccaggacagcaagaccatataaagagactctgtctttaaaaaaaaaaataggtgggGGTAGAAGGATTGTGGGGAAGGagtgtagcctgggctacagagtaagactcaCCCTGTCTCAACCACACCAGAAAAGACTTTGCAGTTTTCAGTAGAGCTTTATAGACCAGCATGAGCGATGTCATCCTTCCCCACCCCTCAGCTCTAGGGAATGAACCTAGGGTTTCTGGCATAggaggcaagcattttactgtgTTACCTGCTCAGTTCTAGTGGTAGCTTATACCTACTACAGCATTACCCAGTGCCTTAGAAGTGGTTACATTGTCTATTCTAGATTCTAATTCAAAATATCTTATAGAAATAATGGGACAGAATTTGGAGGATCAATTTATCAGAAAGTATGTGAAGATTTTGACACTTCAGTAAACCTTGCTTGGACATCAGGTACCAACTGCACTCGTTTTGGCATTGCAGCTAAATACCAGTTGGATCCcactgcttctatttctgtgaGTACATCTTGGGCTTAGGGTGGGGTTTTCTGGTTGTGGGAATTACTCTGGGTATATTGGATGGTGTGGAAAGCTTGCCTGGGTCACTCAGTCCACATTTACACATGTACTGGGGTTGGAATTAGAGTGTTCCTTTTCTTACGGAAATTGTGATAGAGGTTTGACTTTCAGGTTAGATCACTGTGGTGATTTGGATGAGAAAATACTCCCCTCCCCAATAGGCTAATGTATTTGAGTGGGTGGTCTCCACTTGCTGAGAATGTATTAGGGTTATTGGAGGAGATGGGGGcagattttgaggtttcaaaagccaaccATTCGTAGTGCCTCAtgtttgtggatcagatgtaagctgagctgcctctccagcacctgcctgcctgctcccaTGCTTTCCAccgtgatggtcatggactcatccTCTTGAATCAGGAGCCCcgaattaagtgctttctttataagttaccttggccatggtgtctgatcacagcaatagaaaaatataactaaTAATCATAGAATAGTaattgataaaagaaaaataacaacaatcaCAGAAGTTCACCTTACTTTGAGAGCTGCTGAATTAGTTTGGCTAATATCCCTGAGCCCCCAAGCCTGCCTAAGCTCCAGGTAACCAGCATGTGGAGCCTTAGGTGGCTTGTATTTTTGTTGGGGAATAATAgtactgtctttgtctttttatagtTTATGAAGTACCTTCAGATTTTATCTGAGAGGTCACTGGTCTAACACCATTTTTACAGGTGAAGAGACTGGACTTTGGCTGGGAGAGAGGACTAAATATTACTGTTGGAGGTGGGGCAGGGTGGGTAAAGCCAGGACTAGACCCAGTGTTTTGACCTTAATCCTGTCTAGGGTAAGTAGAATATCTTACTCGGACTGTTGAGCCTAAAAACCTGCACCTCCaggacttcctcccctctgctaAAGGCAAAGTTAGATGGCCACTCTGGTCTGACTCTTGGCCCTTTCTCCGGTTTCTGTCTTCAGTCATAGTGCTTGAGATAGAAGAGAGTGTGCTGTGAGGGGCAGGGAACTGGCTTCCACTTCTGGCAGATCAGCAGCAGTTACTGTGTGTCAGGGACTGTCTGTACTATGTACTAGGGAGGAATGGAAGTTAAACAGGAGAGTTCCTTCTGTTACATAAAGTACTCTTGATCCCCAAGGACAGTATGTTTtgatacctttaaaaaaattattttatgcatgagtacTCTtacctgcatgtacacctacatgccagaagagggcatcagatctcattacagatggttatgagccaccatgtggttactgggaattgaactcaggacctttggaagagtagccagtgctcttcgccactgagccatctttccagccctgggtTTTGAAGTCTTAAGCTGTTAATGTTTTAGCCCTATCTTTTGCTTTATGTTTAAAGATTTATAATCAGAGATGGTGTAAAAAGTACCCAGAATGCTTTTCTCTTTGACCAGCCAGTGGCGCATCTGTGTCTGGCTGCACTAGATGAAGTACTCTTGCCAGCATACTGGTCTCTTTTACATTGTGTTCTTGACAGATGTTTGCTTGTGGCACCATGACAGATGGTATGTCACCCAGCAGAAACACCTTTCAGCTCACAGTCATTGTGGAAACAAATACAGTATTCCTACCCAAGTAGAGCTGCTGATGCCCCAGTAGAGTAGCACCTAGAAGCATTGGTTTATCTTGTGTTACCTTACATATAACAAGAATAGAGTCCTGAATCATTGCATATCTGTTCTCACAGCATACTGTTCTATTTATACATGTAGCCCCAGGATGCCAAAGAACCCTGGAATCTGTAATTGAGGGGAATgtggcgcccccccccccccaggcataTTTATCCATCCTGTGGCTTGCAGGCTATATTGTGTCTTGTACAGCTATGAAAGGCCTAGCACATTTGTAGGTAAAAATGTCAGGGTACAATGTAAACTGTGGGTACCTCTGTTAGCTTAGTGAAGATGGTAGCCGAGGTAATGGAGAACTGGTGCTGGAAGGTATGCAGGTTGTGCACGCCTGTTGCACCTGCCCACTGCACCCGCCCAGCAGCCCTTTGGATCCAAGAGTGAAAGACATACCAACAAACTTTGATATGCTTTAACTAGCTCAATGACTGGGCATATCTAAACCTTTCTGCGGCTAGCACACATTTCCCTCTGTTATTCCTGGCATAACACCTTCTGAATCTATGTTGTATCTTTGCTGTCCTGTTAGCTCTGGGCAGCCCTCTGCCAACCCCCATAGGgctgctttctctttctgcttaaGTTGCTGGAGGATTTTTCTTCTGCAGCTCTTAAATCTCATCCCTTTCCCTCTGAGTCATGgtgattctcttctcttccccttggTCCCTTGCTCTCGAAGTCTAAAACGTCCTGCCCatctccttgcccagccattggctgtatggcAGTTCTCTATTATCAATTGAAGGCAGCTGGGAGCAGGAACTCTCTGGTCTGGAAGCCAGAGTAAGACAAAGCGTTAGAACCAATTCCCCATATGCTGCTTAACATACTTGCTCTCCAGCATTCCTCTCAGCTCTTGAAGGTCTGTGACCTAAATCCTAGGTTGTCAAAGTACATAAGGAATCGATAAACCATGCTCCTTATCAGGCCCCAACTAGTTACAGCAGCTTAGAGGGAAGAGCGAGGAAGTAGTCTCATGTGTGGATCTAAGCCGTGAGCTTATAAACTCCTCACGGTGCATTTCAAAGGTGGCTCTCACCTCTAGTGAGTCTGATAGGTGCCATCAGCTAcatatttacttgtttttgtgaatttcacaagGGTGAGctttttttgagtgtgtgtgtgtgtgtgtgtgcatgtgtgtgtgtgtgtgtgtgctgtatggaTCATGTGGGGGTCTGTATACACATTAAGGTGTGTAAAGTCTGTTGTTGAGCTCTGCTGGCAGTTTGATTTTGAGTTCATGTTTAACATTTAAGTGGCACTTGGTGTTTACTTAATACATGATACTAAACTTTAGTATCTCACTGACTTAAAGGCACAGGCTTCATAGCTCCATGATGGGGCTACCCAAGAACTTTGTCTCCCTTcagaaatgtttttctctctttctaggCAAAGGTCAACAACTCTAGTTTAATTGGAGTGGGCTATACTCAGACTCTCAGGCCTGGTAAGTATCTTTGATAAAGAAGGATTGTTTTACAGTCTCCCCTCCCcttaaaaagattcatttattcaagtgtatgtatgttttgtctgcttgtatgtctgCACACTGGAAGAGGTCATCTGATCCCATGGGATTACAGATACAgatgggtgggtgctgggaattgaactcaggacctctggaagagcacccaatgctcttaactgcagagccatctctccatttgtACATTATTTTCAAGATTACAGTCTTAGTTTATTATTTTGTGACCCTTTCAAGCCTCACAGCTTCTCACAcccacccctcctccttcctccttatAGGGAGTGGCCTGCTCTGAAACAGCATGGCTGCCCTCACGTTAAAAACCCCACTCATCACCATTTAACCATTATGTAGTTCCTCACTGGTGTCTGAATATTGTCTCAGGTCAAAGGTCTCTAATAATGGATACCAGAGCAGTTCCAGACTTGGGAGTGGTCTGGGTCACATGCAGATAGATTCCCACCCACTAGGTCTGAGATGGAGAATTTGTATTTCTAATGGGCTCTGGAGCTCACAGCTGCTTAGAGCAGTTGATCAACAAGGTCCGAAAGCCCTGGCAGCCCAGCTTTCCTAATGGGTCGCCTGCTTCTCCCACCTAAGTTTTATTTAGACTTCTAAAACCTAAAGAAGAGTGACTGAGCACTGAAGGGGTCAGTTCCTGATACACTAATCTCAGATGAGGACTGACTGTGTGGTTTCCCACTGGTCCCCAGGTGCCGCCTCTATGGTTCAGTTGTGATCTGGTCTTCAGGATTATTTAGTCTGGGCAGTCCAGTGGACATGATTTTTAGGACATTTTTAACTTGTCATTTATTACCAACCTTTCTGTGCCCTCAGATTACATTTACCATCAGAGTTTTTAGCATCACTGTTCATCCTGATGCTCTCTGCTGGCTTGAGTCAGTATGGAGACTGCATGCTGAGGAAGGGCCTGGCAGGGCTGAGTGCTTTCAGGGCCGTCATGGTGGTTTGCTTTGTTTACAGGTGTGAAGCTGACACTATCTGCTCTGGTAGACGGGAAGAGCTTTAACGCTGGAGGCCACAAACTTGGGCTTGCCTTGGAACTGGAAGCTTAATCCAGTTAAAAGAAACCTCTGGGAATGGATATCAGAAGATTTGGCCTTAATATATTTCCATGCAACCAGCAggctcccccttcccccccagaAGGTGATCACATCAAAGGATGATTAAGCAAGagctgtattttaaatatttagacaGTCACCCGTTGGCTGGTTCCTAGTTGGATGGTTATCTAGTTATCAGTGCTGCCGTCGTGCGGCCTCCtatacattatttaaatgtatttaactgTTAAATGTGCTACCCACCAATGATGAAATAGACGTTTATGAAAACCGTGCCAtggtgtgcatgtttgttttatGTTCCTTTTAACAGTGACTATTGTACTGAATGAGATGGATCAGTGGATGTTTTAAGATGaggtaaaagattttttttttgttatattcACCCATCAGTAGAATTACTTTGGTAACCCCAAACATGACAAATTATGAATAAAACAAGTGTACATAAATAATGGCTCACGTATGTGCAGTTACAGATTGCCAGCCTAGGGTCTAATCTTCTTGGTAAATACTTTTTTCTGGTGAGCATTTTGCTCTTTACCTAAACCTGTGCAACCAAATTCCCTGTGTCCCTAGCATAATCCACGAGGTCTTTGAGACTACAATAAAATACAAGGATACACACTTTAATACTCTGCAGTTTCTAAGTTTGTGCAAAGTTACAGTGAATC
Proteins encoded:
- the Vdac2 gene encoding non-selective voltage-gated ion channel VDAC2; protein product: MAECCVPVCPRPMCIPPPYADLGKAARDIFNKGFGFGLVKLDVKTKSCSGVEFSTSGSSNTDTGKVSGTLETKYKWCEYGLTFTEKWNTDNTLGTEIAIEDQICQGLKLTFDTTFSPNTGKKSGKIKSAYKRECINLGCDVDFDFAGPAIHGSAVFGYEGWLAGYQMTFDSAKSKLTRSNFAVGYRTGDFQLHTNVNNGTEFGGSIYQKVCEDFDTSVNLAWTSGTNCTRFGIAAKYQLDPTASISAKVNNSSLIGVGYTQTLRPGVKLTLSALVDGKSFNAGGHKLGLALELEA